In the genome of Streptomyces sp. V2I9, one region contains:
- a CDS encoding ADP-ribosylglycohydrolase family protein: MNGDTRGAAAGRGRARGALLGLAVGDALGAPAENLRPSEIRHRWGRIEGFVSDDPAGTDDTEYAIFSGLLLARHGSALDVSHVERAWHHWIADLDEGPFRGAGFSERGTLENLRRGLAAPISAQHRHAWSDGLAMRAAPFGVFAAGRPAEAARLVAVDGRVSHEGEGIYGGQAVAAGVAAAMVGSGLASVIAAALSVVPMDSWTARSLRRAVAAAQRPYPDRLTMERAVRSAVVIAGYPWTDLAPEAVGLAFGAFTAARGDFRTAVLTAVNMGRDADTTAAVAGALAGALHGESAVPPEWAKAIGPVRGSCLPSMRGYHVLDIAELLTPEDPEAPEHPETREDPGAAEGSGAPEHRETQERPAATVPAGSVREWSGGLPGPSAVRGPASTAVSFAPVRQEGG, translated from the coding sequence GTGAACGGCGACACGAGGGGCGCGGCGGCCGGCCGGGGGCGGGCCAGGGGCGCACTGCTGGGGCTGGCGGTCGGGGACGCGCTCGGGGCCCCGGCGGAGAATCTGCGGCCCTCCGAGATCCGCCACCGCTGGGGGCGGATCGAGGGGTTCGTGAGCGATGACCCGGCGGGCACCGACGACACGGAGTACGCGATCTTCTCCGGGCTGCTGCTCGCCCGGCACGGCTCGGCGCTCGACGTGTCCCATGTGGAGCGGGCCTGGCACCACTGGATCGCCGACCTGGACGAGGGCCCGTTCCGGGGAGCCGGGTTCAGCGAGCGCGGCACCCTGGAGAACCTGCGCCGGGGCCTGGCCGCGCCGATCTCGGCCCAGCACCGGCACGCCTGGAGCGACGGGCTCGCCATGCGGGCGGCCCCCTTCGGGGTGTTCGCGGCGGGCCGACCCGCCGAAGCGGCCCGGCTGGTCGCGGTGGACGGCAGGGTCAGCCACGAGGGCGAGGGGATCTACGGGGGCCAGGCGGTGGCGGCCGGGGTGGCGGCGGCGATGGTCGGCTCGGGCCTCGCCTCGGTGATCGCGGCCGCGCTCTCGGTGGTCCCGATGGACTCCTGGACGGCCCGGTCGCTGCGCCGGGCGGTCGCGGCGGCCCAGCGGCCCTACCCCGACCGGCTCACGATGGAGCGGGCGGTGCGCTCGGCGGTGGTGATCGCCGGCTACCCGTGGACGGACCTCGCGCCGGAGGCGGTGGGCCTGGCGTTCGGGGCGTTCACGGCGGCGCGCGGCGACTTCCGGACGGCGGTGCTGACGGCCGTCAACATGGGCCGGGACGCGGACACGACGGCGGCGGTGGCCGGAGCGCTCGCCGGGGCGCTGCACGGGGAGAGCGCCGTCCCGCCGGAGTGGGCGAAGGCGATCGGACCGGTCCGGGGCAGCTGCCTGCCCTCGATGCGCGGCTACCACGTGCTGGACATCGCGGAGCTGCTGACCCCGGAGGACCCCGAGGCCCCGGAGCACCCCGAGACCCGGGAGGACCCCGGGGCCGCGGAGGGCAGCGGTGCCCCGGAGCACCGCGAGACCCAGGAGCGCCCGGCCGCGACCGTCCCGGCGGGGTCCGTACGGGAGTGGAGCGGCGGCCTCCCCGGGCCTTCGGCCGTACGGGGCCCGGCGTCCACGGCGGTCTCCTTCGCCCCGGTACGGCAGGAGGGGGGGTGA
- a CDS encoding ADP-ribosylglycohydrolase family protein: MTTTAPDATAPTTPTPTRRARIEGLLLGLAAGDAAGWPAARHRAARMPEWTRRLTRELDTFAEQNSTTTLPVPIALNQPPEPLRLGPSDDAEWAAFAARTVLAAADDAAALSCGRRMRDAVDRAWNALAATVAAASARAPEVEAAVLPLRARISVRAGLGNLAAGLRPPATGHDNPHYFDDAACVRAAVLAVVHPGDPAEAAALAEFDARYTQDGDGVHGARAMAAAIAVALAGADVNTVVNAALDQLPEGTEIARNAAHAVRLAREFADEPAGAFALVPVLEHQIVDHVYSYGIAAAETVPVALALTTAARGEIAQAVPAAACLSRVADSAPALAGALTGAVGSVTAVPAGWREACRTLAGCALPRLAGTDLIELAGLLAATEPATSGGQFRHDAHNGHGGNARPRDTTALPRHARTR; encoded by the coding sequence ATGACCACGACCGCACCCGACGCGACCGCCCCCACCACCCCCACCCCCACGCGCCGTGCCCGGATCGAGGGGCTGCTGCTCGGGCTCGCGGCGGGGGACGCCGCCGGATGGCCCGCCGCCCGGCACCGGGCGGCCCGGATGCCCGAGTGGACCCGGCGGCTCACCCGCGAGCTGGACACCTTCGCCGAGCAGAACTCCACCACCACCCTCCCGGTGCCGATCGCGCTCAACCAGCCGCCCGAGCCGCTGCGGCTCGGCCCGTCCGACGACGCCGAGTGGGCCGCGTTCGCCGCCCGCACGGTGCTGGCGGCGGCCGACGACGCGGCCGCCCTCTCCTGCGGCCGCCGGATGCGGGACGCGGTGGACCGGGCCTGGAACGCGCTCGCCGCCACGGTGGCCGCCGCCAGCGCGCGGGCCCCCGAGGTGGAGGCGGCGGTGCTCCCGCTGCGGGCCCGGATCTCGGTGCGGGCCGGTCTCGGCAACCTGGCCGCCGGGCTGCGGCCCCCCGCCACCGGCCACGACAACCCGCACTACTTCGACGACGCCGCCTGCGTCCGGGCGGCCGTCCTCGCCGTGGTCCATCCGGGCGATCCGGCGGAGGCCGCCGCGCTCGCCGAGTTCGACGCCCGCTACACCCAGGACGGCGACGGGGTGCACGGGGCGCGGGCCATGGCCGCCGCGATCGCCGTGGCGCTGGCCGGGGCGGACGTGAACACCGTCGTGAACGCCGCCCTCGACCAGCTCCCCGAGGGCACCGAGATCGCCCGCAACGCCGCGCACGCGGTCCGCCTGGCCCGCGAGTTCGCCGACGAGCCGGCCGGGGCGTTCGCCCTGGTCCCGGTGTTGGAGCACCAGATCGTGGACCACGTCTACAGCTACGGGATCGCGGCGGCCGAGACCGTGCCCGTCGCCCTCGCCCTCACCACCGCCGCGCGGGGCGAGATCGCCCAGGCGGTCCCCGCCGCAGCCTGCCTCTCGCGGGTGGCCGACTCGGCTCCCGCCCTGGCCGGGGCGCTGACCGGGGCGGTCGGTTCGGTCACCGCCGTGCCGGCGGGGTGGCGCGAGGCGTGCCGGACGCTCGCGGGGTGCGCGCTGCCCCGGCTCGCGGGCACGGACCTGATCGAACTCGCCGGGCTGCTGGCAGCCACGGAACCGGCCACCTCGGGTGGACAATTCCGGCATGACGCCCACAACGGCCATGGCGGCAACGCCCGCCCCCGCGACACCACCGCTCTCCCCCGGCACGCCCGGACTCGATGA
- a CDS encoding ADP-ribosylglycohydrolase family protein, giving the protein MTPTTAMAATPAPATPPLSPGTPGLDDRISRALVGAAVGDALGGPVEGWTPEQIVERHGGRVTGIVGPWYGEDWRTARPIAPYHKGDGHVTDDTLMTHALIRVYDKVRDHLDAYAVADHLVPDLLAPRWIPELEAEALPLQRIFLAEKWIVARLHYGHVDPREAGAGNIVNCGAAMYMAPVGLVNAARPEAAYAEALEVAAPHQSSYGREAAGVFAAAVAAACHPDATPDTVIDAALALAKDGTRSAIEAVCDVAAHHDDAESALVPLRAAVEPFDTVGPDYRSPRLGARRPSRLHAIEELPIALGMLLVGGGDYRRTVLGSVNYGRDCDSIATMSGAIAGALGGEVPADWASAVAEASRLDLEAPARTLARVARQVFARDLERRRSHEEAFTALAGER; this is encoded by the coding sequence ATGACGCCCACAACGGCCATGGCGGCAACGCCCGCCCCCGCGACACCACCGCTCTCCCCCGGCACGCCCGGACTCGATGACCGCATCAGCCGGGCCCTCGTCGGCGCGGCCGTCGGCGACGCGCTCGGCGGCCCGGTCGAGGGCTGGACCCCCGAGCAGATCGTCGAGCGCCACGGCGGACGGGTGACCGGGATCGTCGGCCCCTGGTACGGCGAGGACTGGCGCACCGCGCGCCCCATCGCCCCGTACCACAAGGGCGACGGCCACGTCACCGACGACACCCTGATGACCCACGCGCTGATCCGCGTGTACGACAAGGTCCGCGACCACCTCGACGCGTACGCCGTCGCGGACCACCTCGTCCCGGATCTGCTCGCACCGCGCTGGATCCCGGAGCTGGAGGCCGAGGCGCTGCCGCTCCAGCGGATCTTCCTGGCGGAGAAGTGGATCGTGGCCCGGCTGCACTACGGACACGTGGACCCGCGCGAGGCCGGCGCGGGCAACATCGTCAACTGCGGGGCGGCGATGTACATGGCCCCGGTCGGCCTGGTCAACGCGGCCCGCCCGGAGGCCGCTTACGCCGAGGCCCTGGAGGTCGCCGCGCCGCACCAGTCGTCGTACGGGCGGGAGGCCGCCGGGGTCTTCGCGGCCGCCGTCGCCGCCGCCTGCCACCCGGACGCGACCCCGGACACGGTGATCGACGCCGCCCTCGCCCTGGCCAAGGACGGCACCCGGTCCGCGATCGAGGCGGTCTGCGACGTCGCCGCGCACCACGACGACGCCGAGTCCGCGCTCGTCCCGCTGCGGGCGGCCGTGGAACCGTTCGACACGGTGGGCCCCGACTACCGCAGCCCCCGGCTCGGCGCGCGCCGCCCGTCCCGCTTGCACGCCATCGAGGAACTGCCCATCGCGCTCGGGATGCTGCTGGTCGGCGGCGGCGACTACCGGCGCACGGTGCTCGGTTCGGTGAACTACGGGCGCGACTGCGACTCCATCGCCACGATGAGCGGCGCTATCGCGGGCGCGCTGGGCGGCGAGGTCCCGGCCGACTGGGCGTCCGCGGTGGCCGAAGCCAGCCGCCTGGACCTGGAGGCTCCGGCCCGCACCCTGGCCCGTGTGGCCCGGCAGGTCTTCGCCCGCGACCTGGAACGCCGCCGGTCCCACGAGGAGGCGTTCACCGCGCTGGCCGGTGAGCGGTGA
- a CDS encoding ADP-ribosylglycohydrolase family protein — translation MSVRPPRPPDVRLTWVQPEDLVGHELRQAAQDGRDAREIAERWYAAGGSPAPDRAGASEPPAPARLRALAVRLLDELALSTSPLAADEPTGLDAIVAACPHWPGPPESGFTVGRDRLHAAWLGRAAGCLLGKPVEKLPLDGIRALARATGNWPLATWFTGRGVPAELLAAHPWNRRSASTSLAENIDGMPEDDDLDHPVLTLLLLQRHGRAFTTADLARLWLDELPAGRTFTAERVAYGNLLAGVEPPETARRRNPFREWIGAQIRADVHGWTHPGDPAGAAAQAHRDAVLTHTGNGVYGAMFIAAALAVAAGGESDVHGCLTAGLRVVPPHSRYARAIRLGIETARTEREFDAVVDRLHAVYADTHHWVHVLPNAALLAAALTHADGDFTRSVGNAVSGGWDTDSNGASAGSIAGLLTGDPDALPERWTAPLKNRLATSVPGFDRVGFDTLAALTHQEALRP, via the coding sequence GTGAGCGTCCGCCCGCCCCGCCCCCCGGACGTCCGCCTCACCTGGGTGCAGCCCGAGGACCTGGTCGGACACGAGCTGCGGCAGGCAGCGCAGGACGGCCGGGACGCGCGGGAGATCGCGGAGCGGTGGTACGCGGCCGGCGGCTCCCCCGCCCCGGACCGCGCCGGCGCCTCGGAGCCGCCCGCACCGGCCCGGCTGCGCGCGCTCGCCGTCCGGCTCCTCGACGAGCTGGCCCTGTCGACGTCGCCGCTGGCCGCCGACGAGCCGACCGGGCTGGACGCGATCGTGGCCGCCTGCCCGCACTGGCCCGGCCCGCCGGAGAGCGGATTCACGGTCGGCCGGGACCGGCTGCACGCCGCCTGGCTGGGCCGGGCGGCCGGCTGCCTGCTCGGCAAGCCGGTCGAGAAGCTGCCCCTGGACGGCATCCGCGCGCTCGCCCGCGCCACGGGCAACTGGCCGCTCGCCACCTGGTTCACCGGACGCGGCGTGCCCGCCGAACTGCTCGCCGCCCACCCCTGGAACCGTCGCTCGGCCTCCACGTCGCTCGCCGAGAACATCGACGGCATGCCGGAGGACGACGACCTCGACCACCCTGTGCTCACCCTGCTGCTGCTCCAGCGGCACGGGCGCGCCTTCACCACCGCCGACCTGGCCCGGCTCTGGCTGGACGAGCTTCCGGCCGGGCGGACCTTCACCGCCGAGCGCGTCGCGTACGGCAACCTCCTGGCCGGCGTCGAGCCCCCCGAGACCGCTCGCCGCCGCAACCCGTTCCGGGAGTGGATCGGCGCGCAGATCCGGGCCGACGTGCACGGCTGGACCCACCCCGGCGACCCGGCCGGAGCCGCCGCCCAGGCCCACCGCGACGCGGTCCTCACCCACACCGGCAACGGGGTGTACGGAGCGATGTTCATCGCCGCCGCGCTCGCCGTCGCCGCCGGGGGCGAGAGCGACGTGCACGGCTGCCTGACCGCCGGGCTGCGGGTGGTGCCGCCGCACTCCCGCTACGCCCGCGCGATCCGCCTCGGCATCGAAACAGCCCGTACGGAAAGGGAGTTCGACGCCGTCGTGGACCGGCTGCACGCCGTCTACGCCGACACGCACCACTGGGTGCACGTCCTGCCCAACGCCGCGCTGCTGGCCGCCGCCCTCACCCACGCCGACGGCGACTTCACCCGGTCCGTGGGGAACGCGGTCTCCGGCGGCTGGGACACCGACTCCAACGGGGCGAGCGCCGGCTCCATCGCCGGACTGCTGACCGGGGACCCGGACGCCCTGCCCGAACGGTGGACGGCTCCGCTGAAGAACCGGCTCGCCACCTCCGTCCCCGGATTCGACCGGGTCGGCTTCGACACCCTCGCCGCACTGACCCACCAGGAGGCTCTGCGCCCATGA
- the rbsK gene encoding ribokinase — MTRIAVLGSTNMDLVAYTARAPGRGETVTGREFRTIPGGKGANQAVAAARAGGEVMMIGAVGDDAYGARLRDGLEHAGVDTDLLHTAEGPSGTAHIVVDDTGSNAIVVVPGANGTVTALGPGEIAAVAASELLLMQLELPLPAVVEGARAAHAQGVRTILTPSPVQPLPDELFDHIDLLVPNEHEAAELSGQDEPHAAAQILLRKVPEVIITLGAKGCLYAARGGEPVLFEAPSVTAVDTTGAGDTFVGALAVALGEGRPVAEAVAFASSAAALCVQKPGASTSMPYRSEIEAP, encoded by the coding sequence ATGACCCGCATCGCGGTGCTCGGCAGCACCAACATGGACCTCGTCGCCTACACGGCCCGCGCCCCCGGACGCGGCGAGACCGTCACCGGACGGGAGTTCCGGACGATCCCCGGCGGCAAGGGCGCCAACCAGGCCGTCGCCGCCGCCCGCGCGGGCGGGGAGGTGATGATGATCGGCGCGGTCGGGGACGACGCGTACGGGGCGCGGTTGCGCGACGGCCTCGAACACGCGGGGGTGGACACCGATCTGCTGCACACCGCCGAGGGCCCCAGCGGCACCGCGCACATCGTGGTCGACGACACCGGGTCCAACGCGATCGTGGTGGTCCCCGGAGCGAACGGGACCGTCACCGCGCTCGGCCCCGGCGAGATCGCGGCCGTCGCCGCCTCCGAACTGCTGCTGATGCAGCTCGAACTCCCCCTGCCCGCCGTCGTCGAAGGGGCCCGCGCCGCCCACGCCCAGGGCGTACGGACCATCCTCACTCCCTCCCCCGTCCAGCCGCTGCCCGACGAACTCTTCGACCACATCGACCTGTTGGTCCCCAACGAGCACGAGGCCGCCGAGCTGTCCGGGCAGGACGAGCCGCACGCCGCTGCCCAGATCCTGTTGCGGAAGGTGCCCGAGGTGATCATCACGCTCGGAGCGAAGGGCTGCCTGTACGCGGCACGGGGCGGCGAGCCGGTGCTGTTCGAGGCCCCCTCGGTGACCGCCGTCGACACGACCGGGGCCGGGGACACCTTCGTCGGGGCGCTGGCCGTGGCCCTCGGCGAGGGGCGGCCGGTGGCCGAGGCCGTGGCGTTCGCCTCCTCGGCCGCCGCGCTCTGTGTCCAGAAGCCCGGCGCGTCCACGTCCATGCCCTACCGCAGCGAGATCGAGGCCCCATGA
- a CDS encoding CaiB/BaiF CoA-transferase family protein yields the protein MSATMAGPLTGLKVLDLATLFAGPLAATMLGDFGADVIKVEHPRKPDPSRGHGPAKDGVGLWWKLLGRNKRTLALDLSAPGGRDVLLRLAAGTDVIIENFRPGTLERWGLGPEELHAVNPRLVLARVTGFGQFGPYAHRPGFGTLAEAMSGFAAITGEPDGPPTLPPFGLADSIAALATAYAVMAALAGREKTGAGQVVDLAIIEPILTVLGPHPLWYDQLGYVQPRTGNRSRNNAPRNTYRTADGHWVAVSTSAQSVAERVMRLVGRPELIGEPWFGSGSTRAEHTEELDAAVGHWISRHDRDEVLDAFEKAEAAVAPIQDVREVMEDPQYRALGTLAEIDDPELGPLRMQNVLFRLSETPGGIRWAGRPHGADTEEILTGLGLTETRIAALRDQGAL from the coding sequence ATGAGCGCCACCATGGCAGGACCGCTGACCGGGCTGAAGGTCCTCGACCTCGCCACCCTCTTCGCCGGACCCCTCGCCGCCACCATGCTGGGGGACTTCGGCGCCGACGTGATCAAGGTCGAACACCCCCGCAAGCCGGACCCCTCGCGCGGGCACGGGCCCGCCAAGGACGGGGTCGGCCTGTGGTGGAAGCTGCTCGGCCGCAACAAACGCACCCTGGCCCTCGACCTGTCCGCGCCCGGCGGCCGGGACGTACTGCTCCGGCTGGCCGCCGGAACCGACGTGATCATCGAGAACTTCCGGCCGGGCACCCTGGAGCGCTGGGGACTGGGCCCGGAGGAGCTGCACGCGGTCAACCCGCGCCTGGTGCTGGCACGGGTCACCGGCTTCGGCCAGTTCGGTCCGTACGCGCACCGCCCCGGATTCGGGACGCTGGCCGAGGCGATGAGCGGGTTCGCGGCGATCACCGGGGAGCCGGACGGGCCGCCGACGCTGCCGCCGTTCGGGCTCGCGGACTCCATCGCGGCGCTGGCTACGGCGTACGCGGTGATGGCGGCGCTCGCCGGGCGGGAGAAGACCGGCGCGGGACAGGTGGTGGACCTGGCGATCATCGAGCCGATCCTCACCGTGCTGGGCCCGCACCCCCTCTGGTACGACCAGCTCGGCTACGTCCAGCCGCGCACCGGCAACCGCTCCCGCAACAACGCCCCGCGCAACACCTACCGCACCGCCGACGGCCACTGGGTCGCGGTCTCCACCTCCGCCCAGTCCGTCGCGGAGCGGGTGATGCGCCTGGTGGGCCGCCCGGAGCTGATCGGGGAGCCCTGGTTCGGCTCGGGCTCCACCCGCGCCGAGCACACCGAGGAGCTGGACGCGGCGGTCGGCCACTGGATCTCCCGCCACGACCGTGACGAGGTGCTGGACGCCTTCGAGAAGGCGGAGGCGGCCGTCGCGCCGATCCAGGACGTACGGGAGGTGATGGAGGACCCGCAGTACCGGGCGCTGGGCACCCTCGCGGAGATCGACGACCCGGAGCTGGGGCCGCTGCGGATGCAGAACGTCCTCTTCCGGCTCTCGGAGACCCCCGGCGGAATCCGGTGGGCGGGCCGCCCGCACGGCGCGGACACCGAGGAGATCCTGACCGGGCTCGGCCTCACGGAGACCCGGATCGCCGCGCTGCGGGACCAGGGGGCGCTGTGA
- a CDS encoding CoA ester lyase, with protein sequence MTGRVPPLPPLPEDPRPDAVRPPLTWLYVPGDRPEVVAKALGSGADVVIVDLEDAVAPDRKEYARAATAELLGDQVTAAPDAVPVHVRVHGEDDIRALAGLPGLAAFRLPKITHAVSVHHVAAVAPGVPLYPLLESALAIEHAYSIASAHHRVHGIALGEADLRADLGVRDDAGLDWARGRVVVAARAAALPPPVQSVFPDVRDLDGLWASCGRGRALGMLGRAAIHPRQLEVIERAFLPTAQEVEAAEEIVAASAVEGGALALPDGRFVDAAVVASARRTIALAGRA encoded by the coding sequence GTGACCGGCCGGGTGCCACCCCTCCCGCCGCTGCCGGAGGACCCGCGGCCCGACGCCGTCCGGCCGCCGCTGACCTGGCTGTACGTGCCCGGGGACCGTCCGGAGGTGGTGGCCAAGGCGCTGGGGTCCGGAGCGGACGTGGTGATCGTCGATCTGGAGGACGCCGTCGCCCCGGACCGCAAGGAGTACGCGCGCGCCGCCACCGCCGAGCTCCTCGGCGACCAGGTGACCGCGGCCCCCGACGCCGTACCGGTCCATGTCCGGGTACACGGCGAGGACGACATCCGGGCGCTGGCGGGGCTGCCGGGCCTGGCCGCGTTCCGGCTGCCGAAGATCACCCACGCGGTCTCGGTGCACCATGTGGCGGCGGTGGCGCCGGGGGTGCCGCTGTACCCGCTGCTGGAGTCGGCGCTCGCGATCGAGCACGCGTACTCGATCGCCTCGGCCCACCACCGCGTCCACGGCATCGCGCTGGGTGAGGCGGACCTGCGGGCGGATCTCGGGGTGCGGGACGACGCCGGGCTGGACTGGGCACGCGGCCGGGTCGTGGTGGCGGCCCGCGCGGCGGCCCTTCCGCCACCGGTCCAGTCGGTGTTCCCGGACGTCCGGGACCTGGACGGGTTGTGGGCGTCGTGCGGGCGGGGGCGGGCGCTCGGGATGCTGGGCCGGGCGGCGATCCACCCGCGCCAGCTGGAGGTGATCGAGCGGGCGTTCCTGCCGACCGCCCAGGAGGTGGAGGCGGCCGAGGAGATCGTCGCGGCGTCAGCGGTGGAGGGGGGCGCGCTGGCCCTGCCGGACGGGAGGTTCGTGGACGCGGCGGTGGTGGCGTCCGCCCGTCGTACGATCGCGCTCGCCGGGCGGGCCTGA
- the lgt gene encoding prolipoprotein diacylglyceryl transferase: protein MNLASIPSPSTGVIELGPIPLRGYAFCIIIGVFVAVWFGNKRWIARGGKAGTVADVAVWAVPFGLVGGRLYHVITDYQLYFSDGENWVDAFKIWQGGLGIWGAIAFGAVGAWIACRRRGIPLPAWADALAPGIAIAQAIGRWGNWFNQELYGKPTDLPWALEISEGTNRVAGTYHPTFLYESLWCVGVALLVIWADRRFRLGHGRAFALYVAAYCAGRGWIEYMRVDEAHHILGLRLNVWTAIVVFVLAVVYIVVSAKIRPGREEIVEPDRTAPAKASDEDGSGKDGSGEDGSVETDAAEQDAEARKDPFTKDEAGEPGTGLTAGSTEAAAEKS from the coding sequence ATGAACCTTGCCTCCATTCCCAGTCCGTCGACCGGCGTGATCGAGCTCGGCCCGATCCCGCTCCGCGGCTACGCGTTCTGCATCATCATCGGTGTCTTCGTCGCCGTCTGGTTCGGCAACAAGCGCTGGATCGCCAGGGGCGGCAAAGCCGGCACCGTGGCCGACGTCGCCGTCTGGGCGGTTCCCTTCGGCCTCGTCGGCGGCCGGCTCTACCACGTGATCACCGACTACCAGCTGTACTTCAGCGACGGTGAGAACTGGGTCGACGCCTTCAAGATCTGGCAGGGCGGCCTCGGCATCTGGGGCGCCATCGCGTTCGGCGCGGTCGGCGCGTGGATCGCCTGCCGCCGCCGGGGCATCCCGCTGCCGGCCTGGGCCGACGCGCTGGCCCCGGGCATCGCCATCGCCCAGGCCATCGGCCGCTGGGGCAACTGGTTCAACCAGGAGCTGTACGGCAAGCCCACCGACCTCCCCTGGGCGCTGGAGATCAGCGAGGGCACGAACCGGGTCGCCGGGACGTACCACCCGACCTTTCTCTACGAGTCGCTGTGGTGCGTCGGTGTGGCGCTGCTCGTCATCTGGGCGGACCGCCGCTTCCGGCTCGGCCACGGCCGGGCGTTCGCGCTGTACGTCGCGGCCTACTGCGCCGGGCGCGGCTGGATCGAGTACATGCGGGTCGACGAGGCCCACCACATCCTGGGCCTCCGCCTGAACGTGTGGACCGCGATCGTCGTCTTCGTCCTCGCCGTCGTCTACATCGTGGTCTCCGCGAAGATCCGTCCGGGCCGTGAGGAGATCGTCGAGCCCGACCGGACCGCCCCCGCGAAGGCCTCCGACGAGGACGGCTCCGGCAAGGACGGTTCCGGCGAGGACGGTTCCGTGGAGACGGACGCCGCCGAGCAGGACGCCGAAGCGAGGAAGGACCCGTTCACGAAGGACGAGGCGGGGGAGCCGGGCACGGGCCTCACCGCCGGAAGCACCGAAGCGGCGGCCGAGAAGAGCTGA
- a CDS encoding thioredoxin domain-containing protein, translated as MSDKIPEGNRSARERLAQQREQEKGREKRRRTLIVASAVVGVLGLAAVVGLIAANVGKDGGEDTASGPAIAPSGASGEDALTLPVGAADAPSTLTIWEDFRCPVCAQFENALRDAVAELVNDGQVKVEYHLATIIDGNLGGSGSLRAANAAACAQDAGKFAPYHDVLFSNQPPEPDDAYGRNSRLIELAGKVQGLDTPEFRSCVEDGDHDSWVKKSDTAFREGGFQGTPTVLLNGESVFPAKDGEQISPAALKKWVLAANKGKKPGTAAPAESPGGAATADESADPAAPSPAAGP; from the coding sequence GTGAGCGACAAGATCCCAGAGGGAAACAGAAGCGCGCGTGAGCGCCTGGCCCAGCAGCGCGAGCAGGAGAAGGGGCGCGAGAAGCGCCGTCGGACGCTGATCGTCGCCTCGGCGGTGGTCGGGGTGCTCGGCCTGGCCGCCGTGGTCGGCCTGATCGCGGCCAACGTGGGCAAGGACGGGGGCGAGGACACCGCGTCCGGACCCGCCATCGCCCCGTCGGGCGCGTCCGGCGAGGACGCGTTGACCCTGCCGGTCGGCGCGGCCGACGCCCCGTCCACCCTCACGATCTGGGAGGACTTCCGCTGCCCCGTCTGCGCCCAGTTCGAGAACGCACTCCGCGACGCCGTCGCGGAGCTGGTGAACGACGGCCAGGTCAAGGTGGAGTACCACCTCGCCACGATCATCGACGGCAACCTCGGCGGCTCCGGCTCGCTGCGCGCCGCCAACGCCGCCGCCTGCGCCCAGGACGCCGGCAAGTTCGCTCCGTACCACGACGTCCTCTTCAGCAACCAGCCGCCCGAGCCGGACGACGCGTACGGCAGGAACAGCCGGCTGATCGAGCTGGCCGGGAAGGTCCAGGGGCTCGACACGCCGGAGTTCCGCAGCTGTGTGGAGGACGGCGACCACGACAGCTGGGTGAAGAAGTCCGACACGGCGTTCCGCGAGGGCGGCTTCCAGGGCACGCCGACCGTGCTGCTCAACGGGGAGTCGGTCTTCCCGGCCAAGGACGGCGAGCAGATCTCCCCGGCGGCCCTGAAGAAGTGGGTCCTCGCGGCCAACAAGGGCAAGAAGCCGGGCACCGCCGCCCCGGCCGAGTCGCCGGGAGGAGCCGCCACGGCCGACGAGTCCGCCGACCCGGCCGCCCCGTCCCCGGCCGCCGGGCCCTGA